AATAAGATTTCAACACAGAGtggtattatattttcaataaaaaagatattattggaAGAGGAGTtacaaagaagagagaaagtcagggtaatttttttttataaataatacatacaatagaataatattattattttaataagataatttaaaagGAATCAAAcgatataatgttaattattattattattattattattatattttgtagaaAGAAGTACAGCGTAAATGGCAACACATGGAAGAGAATGGAACTGCTATACAGAAACATATTTCCCTTTCGCGTTCGAATATGGCACAAGAAAGAGAGCGCAAAAGTGCACAAAAATATGCCGATATATTAGCCGAGGAGGAACGTATCGCGGAACAAGAAGAGATAAGGAGAAAACACGAGCAACAGTTACACGCTCAAAGAGCTcaagaacaaaatgaaaagatgaaACGTGATATGGAGGAATGTAGAAggaaattgaaagagaaggaagaattgataaaaaagatagtaatTCTTAGGCACGAATTTGAAGTTAAATATTATGACATTGtaattctttcaaaaaattttaaagataaaaatgctatagcaaatttttttattatgcatTCGGTCGTTCTAAAACAACTCCATCGACAAATTGAATCTTTGGATGAAAAAATTAAGGTATtagtaatataattgttataaatatatatgcgatataattttttatttttattatcttttacttatctatatctatttaaatttaaaatagaaaggagATTTGGTGCCTACAGATCTCTATAGCGCGGAAACAGCGGTACAACAGATAGGTGAAATTTTATCCTCGTTAAAGGTAGAATTaggtatgtattttttattattaacaattacaattatattctaagatattaataataatcaaatatcaaTGTACTTGTACTTTCAGATAGGATAACTGCTGAGAAGATAATTCCAGTGTCGAATGCAGGTGTACAAAATACAGAATTGATTCAGAAAGAATCATCCAAGTCAGAAGAAgttgtaaaaatttatgacGTTTCAACTGCAGATCaaatcaataacgataatgtcaaCGAAAACGTGGACAATGATAAAACTCAAGAGATTGTTCCAGGAAGTGTTCCAGAATCTGTTCCAGAGACTGTTCCAGAGACTGTTCCAGAGCCTGTACCAGAAATTGCCCCGGGAACTGTTCCAGAATCTACTCCTGAAACTGTTCCAGAACTAATACCAGAAAATGTTCAAGAAACAGCTCAAACAATAAAAACATCCACAAATCATCAAGCCAATTCTGAAGATACTTCATCAACGTCGACTGTGCCATtacaagaaatagaaagtaagCATTAAAGTTTCtctatcaataaaatattattcaatattataaaaactataatattttatttgcattatcttcttttagataatatatataaatatgtcgaTAAAGAatcattacaaatatatattcatagtcAAGAAATTTTGGAGAATTATgccaaaaattataatgaattttcacGATCGCCCAGTACAAAAAAATTTAGGTTCGAGTGTCAAAAGGCAATAAATATTCCTGTAAACGCAATTTCTGTTATTAACGAACAACAtcttaaagataaatatgaaagattaCACAATCTTCTCATTGGAAGATCATCTCCAAATGTAGGACAGCATCCTCAAGGAGCAGCATTTTGTAAAGATGTTTTAGCCAAAAAGATAGTAGTacgtatttttaatagatctttttaatcaatctttcgtttgattttttgttctttttgtttcttcttctttttttt
The window above is part of the Vespa velutina chromosome 24, iVesVel2.1, whole genome shotgun sequence genome. Proteins encoded here:
- the LOC124957161 gene encoding mRNA export factor GLE1 is translated as MPLSNRNKEDMEPNMSDISADFACLKVSALGKVSRISGEIDRITIGPNSDSSKSDFKKLENIENEQNSCNVKTPQKTMDEWNNKISTQSGIIFSIKKILLEEELQRREKVRKEVQRKWQHMEENGTAIQKHISLSRSNMAQERERKSAQKYADILAEEERIAEQEEIRRKHEQQLHAQRAQEQNEKMKRDMEECRRKLKEKEELIKKIVILRHEFEVKYYDIVILSKNFKDKNAIANFFIMHSVVLKQLHRQIESLDEKIKKGDLVPTDLYSAETAVQQIGEILSSLKVELDRITAEKIIPVSNAGVQNTELIQKESSKSEEVVKIYDVSTADQINNDNVNENVDNDKTQEIVPGSVPESVPETVPETVPEPVPEIAPGTVPESTPETVPELIPENVQETAQTIKTSTNHQANSEDTSSTSTVPLQEIENNIYKYVDKESLQIYIHSQEILENYAKNYNEFSRSPSTKKFRFECQKAINIPVNAISVINEQHLKDKYERLHNLLIGRSSPNVGQHPQGAAFCKDVLAKKIVNQGETLVSSKPKMAFAIATIIVALWNDHGDFGELLLAHFHKTCPFTVPVFMPKREGQTNEEYFKSLGYKYFENGSVEKQDKFLKRMSGLMRLYISITVTSQRKGITKKHPYGLRHTWRWLATVLNSESQPNTSDLRATLILDVLEVAGNSLWNVYPKQFHKMLMLLANEYYPRIQNEDGISDGPLVRLEEFLKNTLARGSIPPPDGYLAPNFW